The following is a genomic window from Microcoleus sp. FACHB-672.
CACCACATCCGGATTGGTATCTTTAGCAACTCGGTGGATACGCTCTTTAATTTCAGTAGTGATGTGCGGGATCACCTGTACGGTGCCACCTTGATACTCGCCGCGACGCTCTTTATTGAGCACCGCTTGATAAATTGAGCCGGTGGTGACACTGTTGAGGCGGGACATAGAGGTGTCTGTAAAGCGTTCGTAGTGTCCCAAGTCCAAGTCGGTTTCCGCACCATCTTGTGTGACAAAGACTTCCCCATGCTGGAAGGGACTCATCGTGCCCGGATCGACATTAATATAGGGGTCAAGCTTTAAGATTGAAACAGAATAATCGCGCGATTTTAGCAGCCGGCCCAGACTTGCCGCTACAATACCTTTGCCAATACTGGAGACGACCCCACCCGTCACAAATACAAACTTAGTCATAAACTTCGTCAAATGCTTAGATTTCCCCGCCAGCGCCTGATGCCAATTGCGGCACAGCCTTAGCTGTGAGCATTCAGCTGGGGCGGTCACCAGCTGTTGCCTGCACACAACCCAGATGACAGGATAGCATTCTTCCTACAGACTTATAAAAAGTCGCCAGACTTCCTAGCCCAAATGATTGCGTGATCTCTGTAATATTTTACACTTTGTTAACAATAGGAAATGGAAAATTGGAAATAAGCTTTTCTCCCTTAAAAAGGCAAGTATAGAAATTCAGCCTGATTTTATCCTTTCACACCTGACTAAATTTTATTTTTACCGATAGATTAATAGGCATAAGAGCCAACTAAAAAACTGCTTTCACCTGTATCCGTTAGGCAGTTTTATAACCTTTGTCTTTTGACCAGCAACTCCAGAATAAAACAGCCGGATAGTAATGAGTTCGTCCTGTAAATTTTTTGATAACAATTCAAAGCGCTAGTCAGTTTTAGATCCCCAAATACCCAAAACCTAGCTGTCCCCATCATAATTTATACGGAACATTGCCGGCCTGAACAGTAGAAGCTTATTTGTTAAAATCCAAAATTGGGCTGATGCGTGTGCCGGCTCCAAATTCAACTAAAATCAAGTTCGGTTGCTTAGAAACCTTAAAAAATCCGTTATCGCTGAAACACTGGGAAAATATGAGAAAATTTGCAGGATTGGCCGTGCTTGGGTCTGTAATGACGTTTCCCGCTTGGACAGCTCAACCCCTCGCGGTCGCTTACCCACCGGCTGTCCTCCATGCCAAAGCACAGATGCCGGTGAATACTTTGGCGCTTGAACACAAAGCAACAGGCGATCTGATCGCCAGTTTACCGCAGCAGCGAGGAGAAAATCTGTTTAATTTACCTCAGGAAGTTGCCAAGACGCAAAGTGGAGTCCGCTTCCGGGAAGTGATGCAGTATGCGATAGGGCAAAATTTGTCTCAGCGTCCGATGGGAGAGATTATCCAAACAATAGCCGAGCAATTTGTTGGCACTCCTTACGCCGCCGGTTTGTTAGATAAGTCTAACCAAGAAACGCTTGTTTTATCCCTTGAGGGGTTTGACTGCGTGCTATTTATCGAAACTGTGCTGGCGATGGCGCGGGGTGTGGCGTTGCAAGATTATTCTTACCAAAGTTTTGCCGGCCACATTCAGAATCAGCGATACCGCAATGGTGAAATGAATGGCTATTGCAGTCGGCTACATTATTTTTCCGAGTGGATAGCAGACAACCAAAAACGCGGAGGCGTTCAAAATTTGACCCAAAGTTTTGGGGGAATTCCCTTAAATAACCAACTAAATTTTATGAGCCAACATCGAAGCAGTTATCTGCAACTTGCTAACGATGATGAAGCTTATGAGTGTATTGTCGGCATGGAAGCAAATCTTGCTCAACTTAAAGTGGATTACATTCCCAAAAACGAGATCCATACGGTCTATAGCCGGCTGCTACCGGGAGACGTTGTAGCCATAGCAACCGAGGTGGAAGGACTGGATGTAACGCACACTGGCCTCGTTTACCAGAATTCTGATGGCAGTATTGGGTTTATTCATGCTTCTCCAAGTGGAGAAGTGAAAATAGCTCGTGATTTACAAGCTTATGTCGAAGCTGTCGAAAGTACGGTTGGCGTTATATTAGCGCGTCCTGCTGACTCACGGCAAACAGCTTCCCGTCAAGCATTTTAGCTTTTAGACGACGAGCTGAAGACCGCCGCACTTTTTAACAGGATGGAAAATTTTAGCGTTTGGGAAGCTTTTAAATAGTTTCAATTTGGCGCTGCTAATCAGCGATTTGAACGCTTTTAATTGCCAAGATTCAAAAGAATTAGAGCAATGCAAAATAAGCATTCATTTATTGATGGGCCGACATTAACTATGTTTAAATAAAGAAATAAGTTTATATTCTGAAGCTTGATGCACCAATTAAAAAATCTTTTTTTAAAGTTAAAAAAATAATAGCCATTCTAACAGACAAATTACAAGAAAATTGAGCTAAAATAAATTTAGTTGAGTAAGTTTACTTTTCAATAATTAGATTGATTTTAGGGAGAATTATTTGAATAAAATGATTTTAGCTGACTGCTCCCTAAAAAAAACAAAATTTCCACGTTTTAAGGAGAAATAGAAAAAAATCTGCTGCTGCCCGAACAGAAAATGGGATAGCATGAAAAACAGCAATTATGAAATAGGGTATCGCTGCAATAATGGAAATTTATTATGAATAAAATATTAGGACTGCTGACATTAGGTTCTGTGATGGTAATATCATCTTCCGCTCGCGCAGATCAACTGCTATTTGTAGCCTATCCACCCCAAAATCATACAACCACCTCAGATAAGATATTCTTGATTGGCACCGCGCCGCCGGCGGGAGAAGTTGCGATTAACGGTCAGAAAATTGAGCGTAGTCAGGCCGGCCATTTTGCTCCCAGTTTCCCTCTCCAGCTCGGCGAGAATGTGTTTACATTGCGCTACGAAAACCAACAAATGCAAATTAAGGTAACGCGGACATTAGGCGGGCCGCAGGTGCCCGAAAAAGTGGGGTTTGCGGAAGGTTCCCTCACCCCTGCTGCAAACGTTGCCAGAATGCCGGGAGAGTTGATTTGTTTTAGTGCTGTCGCGCCGGCAAATGCTGAGGTTTCCGTCCAGCTCGGCAAGCTGAAGTTTCCCCTAAGTTCCCAACCCCTAACCACCACTTTGGCACCGAATTCAGCGGTTTTAACCGGCCAAAATGAGCCGATAGCCCGATCAGCGGGACAGTATCAGGGTTGTATTGCAGCACCGGCAACAGTGGGAAATTGGGGGCAACCGAAATTCCTGCTAACCCTTAATGGTCAGACAATCTCCGAACAAGGGCCAGGAACCATTAGAATTCTGTCGCCTGGACAACTGGCAACCGCCCAAGTATCTGCTGATGCCGGCGTCGCCAGAACAGGACCGAGTAGCGATTTTTCTCGCCTGACGCCCCTGCCAAAAGGCACGCAGGCGGCCATTACAGGTCGTGAGGGCGAATGGTTGCTACTCGACTATGGCGGTTGGATCAAGAGTGAAGAAACGCGGATTATTGAAGGTTCAGTCCCGCCGAAATCGCTGATTCGCGGGGTGACTTCCCGCGAGGTTGAGAATTGGACAGAGGTGCTGTTCCCCCTGCAAGTGCCGGTGCCGGTGAATGTGCAGCAAGGTAACCGTAGTTTAACGCTGACGCTGTACAATACCACTGCCCAAACGGATACAATTCGCCTCGGCGATAACCCAGTGATTTCCCGCTTTGAGTGGCAGCAAGCGGTTCCCGGACAAGTGCAGTATACGTTTAATTTCAAAAGCCAGCAGCAGTGGGGCTACAAGCTAAGGTATGAAGGCACGACGCTGGTGCTGTCTTTGCGAAATCCACCGCCGGATCTTCCTAGTAATCAGCCGCTTGCCGGTGTCCGAATTCTTCTTGATCCCGGACATGGCAGCCCAAATGATATGGGTTCTAGGGGACCAACCGGCTATCCCGAAAAAGATGTCACTTTAGTGGTGTCAAAACTGTTGCGAGATGAATTAGTAAAGCGCGGTGCAACGGTGTATATGACCCGCGAGGGAGATGAAGATTTATACCCTCAAGATCGGGTGGGTATGATTGAACAGCAAGAGCCAAATATTGCGCTCAGCATTCACTACAATGCTTTGCCTGATAGCGGTGATGCGATGAAGACGAAAGGCGTCGGCACGTTTTGGTATCATCCCCAAGCCCAACCTTTAGCAGTGTTTTTGCATGACTATTTAGTGCAAAGGTTAAAGCGGCCTTCCTATGGCGTGTTTTGGAACAACTTAGCCCTAACCCGTCCTACGGTTACCCCATCTGTTTTGCTGGAATTGGGGTTTATGATTAATCCCGAAGAATTTGAGTGGATTGTCAATCCGGAAGAACAAAAAAGATTAGCAAGTACCTTGGCGGATGGGATCAGTAAATGGGTTGACAGAAGTCAATAAAAGTTAAATTTCTTCAGTCTTTAAGGGCGTTGGCAACCCATTGGTTTCGCAGATTAATTAACTTGAGGGGCGGGCATTTCGTCTGCCCTGCACCTGTCAAACCGGCCTTCTGCTTGCGGTATTTTCAAAAACTGCAAGGTTTTGTAAAAATTATCAGAAATCTCTGCTTGCACCGAATTCTTACTTAGAGTTGACGGGGGGATTTTTCAAGTTCCAAATAGGAAGCTTATTCACTTCTTCAATCGTTACATCTACATAGGTGACGCTGCTTTCTTGAAGAGGATATTCACCAAAATAACCTTTCTCACCATCATGAGCGTGTGTGCCGATTATGTGAGCTTTATAATCGCCGGCTAGACGTGCTTGATTGAAAGGTGATCCTACATTCCCATACCACCGCGATGGAAATACAATACTGCCGATATTGTCAATCCAGTCTTGCCGGCCTTGAAGATGATAGACTTGATCAGCCGCCTCAAATCCATTCGTTCCATTAAAAACACCCCCAATAGAAACCACAGAAATCTGTGCGTTTAACCACTGGTTAAGATAGGGGGCTGCACCCAGAGCAACTTGCACACCGCCGCTTGTTCCAATTAATACAATGTTGAGTGGTTTATCGGAGGAAGTCGGTAGTGATTGCTTGGCTTTCATCCGCTCAATAATTGCTGTGGCAATTCCTTGATTGTAAACAGGGCCATAGCGCGGATCAACAGAAATTGCAAATCGCCAAAGATTGCGAATTTTAACTAAAATATCTCCAATTGTTCGCCAGCCTTTAGCATTATTTGCAAAGCGCCATACTGGCCCAAACAGTCGCTGCCCCCCTAAACTTTGATTAGAGGCTGAATAAGGAAAAACATCTGAAACCGCAACGCAATTAGGATGCTTCTGCACTAAACGATTTAAAAAAGTTTCTTCTCCAGGGGTTAATTCATCTGCAGAAAAATCCCCCACTCCAGGCAAAAAGATAATATAACAGTTTACCTTTGCCAGTTTTGCCGCAGCATTTGAACCATTGCCGGCAGGTAACTGTTTCAGCCGGTTTTTCCGCAAACCGATAATTTCAGCCCCTTGATCCAGCCACCATACCAGCGTTCCCACCGGCGCAAAGAATCCCCAAACTAGCAAAATAATTCCTGCCAGGATCAGTAGATTCAAGGTTCCACCCCTAAACCAGCGAAGTATCTGACCAATTAACTGCAGCATTTAATCAGGTTGAGGTAAAGAATAGAATTTTGTCAAGCCCTGCACGCCAGCAAAATTTTTTGAACTTTTTGTGGTAGGTTTCTCTATGAAATAGTATTTTATCAAAGTTGCGATTAACTAAGAGGAGAAAAAAGGCAGCGTGAGTGGCAAAGACTCAAAAAGAAGTTTATGGGCGACGCTTAGGAGTGCACTAACATTGGATGCCAATTTCTATGAGAATGCTCCGATCACTCCTGCAACCACCCAGATAGCCAGAACGATTGTTATCTTAGCAGCACTATCTCATGTGCTGGGTAGCTTCGTGATCTTATTGATTAACTTGGCCAAGCCTTCTATCCTAGTTCTAGCACTTTTGATAGACGGCCTCAGCATTATAGGAGGCTACTATTTTTGGACGTTTACTATTTCAAAAATCGGGCAATGGCTAAAACCCAATCACGTCACCTACAGAGATTTGCTGATTCCTATTGGCTTTGCCTATGCTCCCCAAGTGCTCAATTTCTTAACATTAATTCCTTTACTGGGACGCCCCATTGAGTTAATCCTAGCCGTATGGAGTTTGTTAGCTGTCATTGTTGCAGTCCGCCAAGGTTTAGATATCAAGACTCGTTGGGCTGCATCGATTTGTTTAGTAGGCTGGCCTATCATTCAAATAGCAATTGGCTTTGTTCAAGTGCTTGAGCAAAATTTGGTAACGCATTTCTAGTCAAAATATCCAAATTTTAAAAGCCTATAACATTGCTTTCTAAGTCAATACGCTGGGTATAAAAATTAGTTAACCAGAGAGGCATTTATGGCGGTAGAAACTCTTGCTGAACATAGCGCAATTTCTACAAATTTAAAGCAATTTCTGCTCGTTCTTTCTGTTTCCCTGAGTGTGGCAACTCTCCCACAAGTTTTCAGTTGGTTTCGCAATATTCCCTACACTTTATTACTGGTGATTGTCGGGCTAGGGTTGGCATTGGTTGATGTGCGATTAGTTGACCTCTCACCTCAACTGATTCTTTCAATCTTTTTACCACCACTGTTATTTGAAGCGGCTTGGAATTTGAAATGGTCTGGGTTAAAGCAGAATTTAGTGCCGGTGACTTTGTTTGCAGTTTTCGGCGTGATTATTTCGATTGTTGGAATTGCTTTCGGCATTAATAAATTAGCAGGAGTCCCCCTAGCAACCGCTTTATTAGTCGGTGCTAGTTTGTCCGCAACTGACCCCGTTTCAGTTGTCGCCCTCTTACGAGAACTCGGCGCACCCAAACGCATCAGCACTGTAATGGAAGGAGAGAGTTTATTTAATGATGGTGTTGCAGTTGTTGCTTTTAGTTTGCTAGTCGGAATTCCTTTAGGAATCCAAGAATTTGATGTTCAAACGAGCATTGTTAAATTTTTCGTTTTTGTAGGAATTGGCCTTGGCGTGGGAGGATTGATTGGGTTTGGAATTTCCTACCTAACCCAGCGATTTGACTTACCTTTAGTGGAACAATCTTTAACGTTGGTTTCTGCGTATGGCACCTATATTATTACCGAAGAATGTGGGGGTTCTGGGGTAATTGGTGTTGTCACAGTTGGGTTGATATTAGGCAATTTTGGCTCTCGAATTGGTATGAATCCGCGAACGCGAGTCATTGTCAGTGAGTTTTGGGATTTTCTTGCCTTTTTCGTTAATTCTATTGTATTTTTGCTGATTGGAGATCAAATTCACTTTTCCAGTTTAATCAATAATTTTGGCTCGATTGCGATTACAATTGCCGCTGTGATTTTAACGCGAGCAATTGCTATCTATAGTTTAGGAAATTTGAGTAACGCAATTGCGAATTCAGAAATTAACTGGAAAGAGCAAACTGTTTTGTGGTGGGGAGGTTTAAGGGGTTCTGTTTCTATTGCCCTCGCTTTGAGCGTACCCATCGCTGTACAAGGACGAGAAGAAATTATTGCTATCGTATTTGGAGTGGTGCTTTTTACGCTTTTAGTACAAGGTTTAACAACGAAACCATTACTAGAAATTCTGAAGCTTTTAGGGGATGAACCTTTGCGTCAAAAATACCGAGAAGTTTTGGCGCGTCGAGTGGCACTCATGCGTGTTATGGATCGCCTTCAGGAAGTAGATAAACGTCCAGAAATTGAGCCAGAATTTTATCGATATCAAACGGCTTTAGTTCAAGGTCAACTTAACGATTTGCAAGAAGAAATTAACGAATTGCGTCAGCAAAACTCCCAAATGCGAGAGTATGCAATTGAACAGTTGCGAGAGGAATTGTTAGCGATTGAAGCTGACACCTATGCGGAGTTTGTTCGAGCCGGCCAATTAAATAATGAACTTTCTCCTTTCTTGCAAGAAATCCTTAGTTCAGGGGATGAAAATAAAGGTTAAATCTTCACGGTGAATTTTCTTGGGGCACTTGCCCCACTCCCCCTTAAGTTAAACTAATCATAATTAGACTCTTTCCTGGGTAGCCGGCTATGTCTGTTGCTAAAGATATCGACACCCCAGAAAACATTCCCCAAGATGTTATCTTTCCACCCGGTGATTTATATAGCGACGAACCGCAATTGGAAACTTATCTGCATTTGCAGCAGATGATGCTGCTGATAAAATGTCTTGACTGGTTATGGCGAGATAAAAATGACTTTTTCGCCACCGGCAATCTCACCATCTACTACAGTCCCCGCCAGCGCAAATCTGAGGATTTCCGGGGGCCAGATTTTTTTGTGGTTTTGGGAACTGAACGCAAACCCCGCAAAAGTTGGGTGGTTTGGGAAGAAGACGGTAAATATCCTAATTTAATTGTGGAACTTCTTTCTGAGACAACAGCCGGCACGGATCGAGGACTGAAGAAACAAATCTACCAAGATACTTTCCGCACACCTGATTATTTTTGGTTCGATCCTGAAACTTTAGAATTTGCCGGCTTTCATTTAGTCGATGGTCAATATCAACCCCTAGAACCAAATTCTCAAGGCCGGCTGTGGAGTCAGCAGCTAAATTTATACTTGGGTATTTATCAGAGAAAGTTGCGTTTTTTTACGCCAGAGGGTGAGCTAGTTCCCACACCGGAAGAATCAGCCGAGTCAGAGAAACAACAGAAAGAATTAGCGCAACAACGCGCAGAAAAATTGGCGGCAAAACTCAGAGAATTAAATATTGACCCAGATAACCTTTAATCGGTAGGGTGCATTTTTAACGCACCCTACTACTAATTAAACAGCTTGAGAGATTGGATAAGGACTCGTCAATTGATCCAACTGCTTCACCAGCAAGCTGAGGAACAATCCCACATCGGTGACAACGCCGATTGATTCCACTGAACCGCGATCACTTAACTTCGTCACCACTGCCGGGTTAATATCCACACAGACCATTTTGACTCCAGCCGGCGTCATATTTCCCACACCGATTGAGTGCAGCATTGAAGACAGCATCAAAATCATATCCGCGCCGGTAATTAGACGCGAATACTCTTCTTGCGCTTTAATCAAATCCATCTGGGTATCCGGCAATGGGCCATCATCCCGAATCGAGCCGGCTAGTGAGAAAGGTACATTGTGCTTCACACATTCATACATCACGCCATTTGTGAGGATGCCTTGCTCCACTGCTGCGGCAATACTGCCACACCGGCGAATCGTGTTAATAATCTTCAAGTGGTGCCGGTGTCCGCCACGAACTGCAACCCCGCGCTTCATATCCACACCCAAAGATGTCCCCATCATTGATTGCTCAATGTCATGCACCGCGATCGCATTGCCGCCCAATAACCCTTGGACATAGCCTTCCCGGATTAAATGAGTCAGATGTTCGCCGCCGCCGGTGTGGATGACAACAGGCCCTGCTGTCACCACAACTTTACCGCCGCGATCGCGGATTTGCCGCAGTTCCCAAGCGACTTGCTCCACCACCAACTCGACACGGCGCTCACTAGAAACGCTACCAGACATAAAGCTGAATTCTTGGCTATTGCGTTGCTCCCGTGATTCTGTCTTACGCACCGTGCGAATGCCGTCCACACCGACGATAACGGACTCGCCGACTTTTAGATCCCGCAGCAGTTTGCACTTGGCTATCGGCCCTTCAGGGGTGCGTGTCACCGCAACCGCGCCATCCATACGCTGATTTTGCACCTTGATCCACTGGCAATCTACCCGCACTTCCGTGGGGTAAATTGTCGTCACATAAAAATCATCAGGTGCCACACCGTCTTGCAGCACGGGTTCTAAATTCGTATCGCAAACCTCTTGGGGAGGTGCCACCGCACCGAGATCGATCAGCAGCGTCATGATTTCTTCCATTACCTCATGGGAAGGTGCTGATACCTTCACCTCGGCGGAGGAAGTGCTTTGTCGCTGCTCTCCTAAATTAAAATTCAAGACTTGGAAACTGCCACCGCCTTCCATAATCGTGTCTAAAGCGCGGTTGATCAAGCCGGAGTCCAGCAGGTGTCCTTCCAGCCGCACGACGCGACTTTCCACCGGCACGTAGGCTTTGGCTTCTTCCCGCACCGGCTCAGTCACCCGCAGCGTCAGGCACTTGGCAGCACCCCCTGCTTTAAGAAACTCTGTTAAGGCGGTTTCAATCACCTCAAACCCAACTGTAGTAAGGCGTTTCTTGAGTTCTTCACTCGCCTTATTCATCACCACAATTGAGTCAATATTGACGGCATTGCAAGCGAAGTTGACGGCATCTGGTTCCCCAATGGCAATGCGTTTTTCTGCCGGCACGCGCATTTCAATGATGCGGTTTGAGTAAAAATCAAATGCCGGTGGGTAATAGAGCAAATAGCCGCCATTGAGGGGGCAGAAGCAGGTATCTAGGTGATAGAATCGCTCATCTACAAGCTGCAACGAAATCACCTCAATATCCAGCCATTTTGCTAAAAACGGATGAGCGTCAAGTTCGGAACGGAAGCCGTATCCTGCCCACAGCCAGCGTCCTTCCCGATCTAGCAGTGCGTCGCCGGCACCTTCAAAGGGTAAATCTTTGGGCAGTTCATGGACGGTGTAACCCTGTGACTCGAACCACGCTTTGAAGTGAGGTTCCTCGCCTTGTCGCTCTTTGTGGAGGAAGCGGCTGAGTACCACCGTCTTGCCCAAAACCAGGCCGGCGTTGGCTGTAAACACCATATCTGGCCAACCTTGTTCGGGCTTCACCAAGTCTACGAGTGCATTTTCTTTCAGGACGTGATAAAGCTTATGCCACTGCTCTACGGCACGATCTCGCGAGGATTTGTGGATATTCCCTTCCATCCAAGGATTAATCACATAATCCACGTCGTAATGGTCAGGGGCACACATGAGGAAACGAATCGATTCGTTCATAAGAAAATGAAACTATAACAGGACAAACAGCCGTTAACCGAATTCTCTACAGCCACCGCCAAAGTCACTCGTTTTTTC
Proteins encoded in this region:
- a CDS encoding Uma2 family endonuclease, which produces MSVAKDIDTPENIPQDVIFPPGDLYSDEPQLETYLHLQQMMLLIKCLDWLWRDKNDFFATGNLTIYYSPRQRKSEDFRGPDFFVVLGTERKPRKSWVVWEEDGKYPNLIVELLSETTAGTDRGLKKQIYQDTFRTPDYFWFDPETLEFAGFHLVDGQYQPLEPNSQGRLWSQQLNLYLGIYQRKLRFFTPEGELVPTPEESAESEKQQKELAQQRAEKLAAKLRELNIDPDNL
- a CDS encoding Na+/H+ antiporter, with the protein product MAVETLAEHSAISTNLKQFLLVLSVSLSVATLPQVFSWFRNIPYTLLLVIVGLGLALVDVRLVDLSPQLILSIFLPPLLFEAAWNLKWSGLKQNLVPVTLFAVFGVIISIVGIAFGINKLAGVPLATALLVGASLSATDPVSVVALLRELGAPKRISTVMEGESLFNDGVAVVAFSLLVGIPLGIQEFDVQTSIVKFFVFVGIGLGVGGLIGFGISYLTQRFDLPLVEQSLTLVSAYGTYIITEECGGSGVIGVVTVGLILGNFGSRIGMNPRTRVIVSEFWDFLAFFVNSIVFLLIGDQIHFSSLINNFGSIAITIAAVILTRAIAIYSLGNLSNAIANSEINWKEQTVLWWGGLRGSVSIALALSVPIAVQGREEIIAIVFGVVLFTLLVQGLTTKPLLEILKLLGDEPLRQKYREVLARRVALMRVMDRLQEVDKRPEIEPEFYRYQTALVQGQLNDLQEEINELRQQNSQMREYAIEQLREELLAIEADTYAEFVRAGQLNNELSPFLQEILSSGDENKG
- a CDS encoding N-acetylmuramoyl-L-alanine amidase, coding for MNKILGLLTLGSVMVISSSARADQLLFVAYPPQNHTTTSDKIFLIGTAPPAGEVAINGQKIERSQAGHFAPSFPLQLGENVFTLRYENQQMQIKVTRTLGGPQVPEKVGFAEGSLTPAANVARMPGELICFSAVAPANAEVSVQLGKLKFPLSSQPLTTTLAPNSAVLTGQNEPIARSAGQYQGCIAAPATVGNWGQPKFLLTLNGQTISEQGPGTIRILSPGQLATAQVSADAGVARTGPSSDFSRLTPLPKGTQAAITGREGEWLLLDYGGWIKSEETRIIEGSVPPKSLIRGVTSREVENWTEVLFPLQVPVPVNVQQGNRSLTLTLYNTTAQTDTIRLGDNPVISRFEWQQAVPGQVQYTFNFKSQQQWGYKLRYEGTTLVLSLRNPPPDLPSNQPLAGVRILLDPGHGSPNDMGSRGPTGYPEKDVTLVVSKLLRDELVKRGATVYMTREGDEDLYPQDRVGMIEQQEPNIALSIHYNALPDSGDAMKTKGVGTFWYHPQAQPLAVFLHDYLVQRLKRPSYGVFWNNLALTRPTVTPSVLLELGFMINPEEFEWIVNPEEQKRLASTLADGISKWVDRSQ
- a CDS encoding N-acetylmuramoyl-L-alanine amidase-like domain-containing protein; protein product: MLGSVMTFPAWTAQPLAVAYPPAVLHAKAQMPVNTLALEHKATGDLIASLPQQRGENLFNLPQEVAKTQSGVRFREVMQYAIGQNLSQRPMGEIIQTIAEQFVGTPYAAGLLDKSNQETLVLSLEGFDCVLFIETVLAMARGVALQDYSYQSFAGHIQNQRYRNGEMNGYCSRLHYFSEWIADNQKRGGVQNLTQSFGGIPLNNQLNFMSQHRSSYLQLANDDEAYECIVGMEANLAQLKVDYIPKNEIHTVYSRLLPGDVVAIATEVEGLDVTHTGLVYQNSDGSIGFIHASPSGEVKIARDLQAYVEAVESTVGVILARPADSRQTASRQAF
- a CDS encoding TIGR00300 family protein, with translation MNESIRFLMCAPDHYDVDYVINPWMEGNIHKSSRDRAVEQWHKLYHVLKENALVDLVKPEQGWPDMVFTANAGLVLGKTVVLSRFLHKERQGEEPHFKAWFESQGYTVHELPKDLPFEGAGDALLDREGRWLWAGYGFRSELDAHPFLAKWLDIEVISLQLVDERFYHLDTCFCPLNGGYLLYYPPAFDFYSNRIIEMRVPAEKRIAIGEPDAVNFACNAVNIDSIVVMNKASEELKKRLTTVGFEVIETALTEFLKAGGAAKCLTLRVTEPVREEAKAYVPVESRVVRLEGHLLDSGLINRALDTIMEGGGSFQVLNFNLGEQRQSTSSAEVKVSAPSHEVMEEIMTLLIDLGAVAPPQEVCDTNLEPVLQDGVAPDDFYVTTIYPTEVRVDCQWIKVQNQRMDGAVAVTRTPEGPIAKCKLLRDLKVGESVIVGVDGIRTVRKTESREQRNSQEFSFMSGSVSSERRVELVVEQVAWELRQIRDRGGKVVVTAGPVVIHTGGGEHLTHLIREGYVQGLLGGNAIAVHDIEQSMMGTSLGVDMKRGVAVRGGHRHHLKIINTIRRCGSIAAAVEQGILTNGVMYECVKHNVPFSLAGSIRDDGPLPDTQMDLIKAQEEYSRLITGADMILMLSSMLHSIGVGNMTPAGVKMVCVDINPAVVTKLSDRGSVESIGVVTDVGLFLSLLVKQLDQLTSPYPISQAV